One region of Quercus lobata isolate SW786 chromosome 2, ValleyOak3.0 Primary Assembly, whole genome shotgun sequence genomic DNA includes:
- the LOC115978359 gene encoding heavy metal-associated isoprenylated plant protein 21 isoform X2: MGALDYLSNFCTVTSTRSKRKALQTVDIKVKMDCDGCERRVKNAVTNMKGVKSVEVNRKQQRVTVSGYVEPNKVLKRVKSTGKRAEFWPYVPQHLVYYPYAPGAYDKRAPSGYVRNVVQAFPASNATEDNIVSLFSDDNVNACSIM, translated from the exons ATGGGTGCTCTTGATTACCTCTCCAACTTTTGCACTGTCACCAGCACAAGGAGCAAGCGCAAAGCACTGCAG ACGGTCGATATCAAAGTGAAAATGGACTGCGATGGATGTGAAAGAAGAGTTAAAAATGCTGTTACCAACATGAAAG GTGTAAAATCTGTGGAGGTGAACCGAAAGCAACAAAGGGTAACAGTTAGTGGTTATGTTGAACCAAATAAGGTGTTGAAAAGAGTAAAAAGTACTGGCAAGAGAGCTGAATTTTGGCCTTATGTTCCTCAACATCTAGTATACTATCCTTATGCACCTGGAGCCTATGACAAAAGGGCACCCTCCGGCTACGTTCGAAATGTCGTGCAAGCTTTTCCGGCCTCAAATGCAACTGAAGACAACATTGTCTCACTATTCAGTGATGATAATGTTAATGCATGTTCTATCATGTAA
- the LOC115978359 gene encoding heavy metal-associated isoprenylated plant protein 21 isoform X1 yields the protein MGALDYLSNFCTVTSTRSKRKALQTVDIKVKMDCDGCERRVKNAVTNMKGYIVKLAARASKSILLPLKLHIGVKSVEVNRKQQRVTVSGYVEPNKVLKRVKSTGKRAEFWPYVPQHLVYYPYAPGAYDKRAPSGYVRNVVQAFPASNATEDNIVSLFSDDNVNACSIM from the exons ATGGGTGCTCTTGATTACCTCTCCAACTTTTGCACTGTCACCAGCACAAGGAGCAAGCGCAAAGCACTGCAG ACGGTCGATATCAAAGTGAAAATGGACTGCGATGGATGTGAAAGAAGAGTTAAAAATGCTGTTACCAACATGAAAGGTTATATTGTAAAGCTAGCTGCGCGcgcgt cTAAATCAATACTTCTTCCTCTCAAACTGCATATAGGTGTAAAATCTGTGGAGGTGAACCGAAAGCAACAAAGGGTAACAGTTAGTGGTTATGTTGAACCAAATAAGGTGTTGAAAAGAGTAAAAAGTACTGGCAAGAGAGCTGAATTTTGGCCTTATGTTCCTCAACATCTAGTATACTATCCTTATGCACCTGGAGCCTATGACAAAAGGGCACCCTCCGGCTACGTTCGAAATGTCGTGCAAGCTTTTCCGGCCTCAAATGCAACTGAAGACAACATTGTCTCACTATTCAGTGATGATAATGTTAATGCATGTTCTATCATGTAA